One window of Trifolium pratense cultivar HEN17-A07 linkage group LG5, ARS_RC_1.1, whole genome shotgun sequence genomic DNA carries:
- the LOC123884731 gene encoding protein REDUCED CHLOROPLAST COVERAGE 1 isoform X1, with amino-acid sequence MAPRYSRGKAKGEKKKKEEKVLPVVMDITVNLPDETSVVLKQGISTDRIIDVRRLLSVNTETCYITNFSLSHEIRGVRLKDTVDVSALKPCLLTLVEEDYDNDGAVAHVRRLLDIVACTTSFGPSFPPKNAAKSGKSQPPPEKQSPKDAATADADGEISHSCPKLESFYEFFSLSHLTAPLQYVKKASKRHVEEISEEDHLFSIDVKVCNGKVVHVEACRKGFYSVGKQRILCHNLVDLLRQISRAFDNAYDDLLKAFSERNKFGNLPYGFRSNTWLVPPVAAQSPSFFPPLPVEDENWGGNGGGLGRDGEYDLIPWASKFSFIASMPCKTAEERQARDRKAFLLHSLFVDVAIFRAIKAVKHVLEDPSYRCLVAENDIYSERVGDLSVRVLKDGSVASCKIDSKIDGVEATGVNQKDLVERNLLKGITADENTAAHDSTTLGVVYVRYCGYVVVVKVEGEVDEKVKVNTLSHQNNELFDQPEGGANALNINSLRFLLHTTALPENNKQMTEIQLSESEELGGDTDTFVENLIKKSLAKLEEEELTSDYFVRWELGACWVQHLQDQNNTEKDKKPSLEKANNEIKVEGLGKPLKALKNNKKKSDSSNPNFESEHSKSNLEAENAALSSSECQHEAAAAENELVLKQMLSEAAFTRLKESGTGLHCKSIQDLIDLSQKYYMDVAIPKLVADFGSLELSPVDGRTLTDFMHTRGLRMRSLGHVVKLSEKLSHVQSLCIHEMIVRAFKHILRAVISAVVDKEKMASSIAGALNLLLGVPENRETDKSCDVHPLVWKWLELFLKKRFDWDLNRLNYKDVRKFAILRGLCHKVGIELVPRDFDMDSPFPFQKTDIVSLVAVHKQAACSSADGRQLLESSKTALDKGKLEDAVTYGTKALAKLVAVCGPYHRMTAGAYSLLAVVLYHTGDFNQATIYQQKALDINERELGLDHPDTMKSYGDLAVFYYRLQHTELALKYVKRALYLLHLTCGPSHPNTAATYINVAMMEEGLGNVHIALRYLHKALKCNQKLLGADHIQTAASYHAIAIALSLMEAYPLSVQHEQTTLQILRAKLGPDDLRTQDAAAWLEYFESKAFEQQEAARNGTRKPDASIASKGHLSVSDLLDYINPNHDTKGRDAAAKRRNQVRAISYQNNVSASSDESSKEIQKEASDEELHIPETGGSADSENETNSAPDPELPILEKISDEKPQTSNDLLSEVHPDGDDGWQSVQRPRSAGSYGRRVKQRRATLGKVYSYQKNVEVGTEQHPSVKSATQNSKYYFLKKRTTHHGGYADNRAVNISQGTKFGRKAVKAVAYRVKSTPSASKTIVNETPEIGDKEPDSVDVNPVKTPIVSLGKSPSYKEVALAPPGTISKLQVYNPQSEIPISHECDVGKHKEEDIEAHRNINPTPKGANNAFKEKSDDSLSDSIEDSQDDTVVSTEMKEETQLNKVVQDNCVTSEGLESGDVEAQGAVDNSIVIDGVENVVDSYTQELITSNLPCSFEPSDNINSSPRGSEDLGLNLLSPSQSQAGGISYKKLSASAAPFNPSPAIARAAPIAMNMTHPSGPGPVPGIGPWPVNMNVHPGPGTVLPAVNPMCSSPHHAYPSPPTTPNMMQPLPFMYPPYTQPQSIQTSSAFHANHFTWQCNLNPVISKFGPGAVWTGCHPVEFPRPVPIVESIPDIISEPQVHSYTVESPSSASVLLEDIDKLGDSNKEVKTSAPEINEDGTVRVDLESIKENGNLNFSATNTAGNEPNQNVGSNNSTNSSEMNMDDEKTFSILIRGRRNRKQTLRMPISLLTRPHGSQSFKVIYNRVVRGNDSPRSINFSSSKHCTASA; translated from the exons ATGGCACCAAGATACAGTCGTGGAAAGGCTAagggagagaagaagaagaaggaagagaagG TTCTTCCTGTTGTCATGGATATCACAGTGAACCTTCCAGATGAAACTAGTGTTGTTCTCaag CAGGGAATATCAACGGATAGAATAATAGATGTTCGTCGGCTTTTATCGGTGAATACAGAGACGTGTTACATCACAAACTTTTCACTATCACATGAG ATAAGAGGTGTACGTTTGAAGGACACGGTGGACGTGTCCGCACTGAAGCCATGCCTCCTCACTTTAGTTGAAG AGGATTACGATAACGATGGAGCGGTGGCTCACGTGCGAAGACTACTGGACATCGTTGCCTGCACCACCAGCTTCGGTCCGTCGTTTCCGCCGAAGAATGCGGCGAAATCGGGCAAATCTCAACCGCCTCCGGAGAAGCAATCACCGAAAGACGCTGCCACGGCGGACGCAGACGGAGAGATAAGCCACTCGTGCCCTAAGCTTGAGAGTTTCTACGagtttttctctctttcacaTCTCACTGCACCTCTTCAAT ATGTGAAGAAAGCTTCGAAGCGACATGTGGAGGAGATATCGGAGGAGGATCATCTTTTCTCGATTGAT GTGAAGGTGTGTAATGGGAAAGTGGTGCACGTTGAGGCTTGCCGAAAGGGGTTTTACAGTGTTGGGAAGCAGAGGATTCTGTGTCATAATCTCGTTGATTTGTTGAGACAGATTAGCAGAGCTTTTGACAAT GCTTATGACGATCTCTTGAAGGCATTTTCAGAACGTAACAAG TTTGGAAATCTCCCCTATGGCTTCAGATCCAACACGTGGCTTGTTCCTCCTGTTGCAGCACAATCACCATCATTTTTTCCTCCTCTTCCAGTGGAGGATGAAAATTGGGGAGGAAATGGTGGTGGTCTTGGAAGAGACGGAGAGTATGATTTGATTCCTTGGGCCAGCAAGTTTTCTTTTATTGCATCTATGCCCTGCAAGACAGCAGAAGAAAGGCAAGCTCGTGATAGAAAAGCATTTCTTCTGCACAGCTTGTTTGTTGATGTTGCCATTTTCAGAGCAATTAAGGCTGTTAAACATGTTTTGGAAGATCCCAGTTATAGATGCTTAGTAGCAGAAAATGATATTTACAGCGAGAGAGTAGGTGACTTGAGTGTTAGAGTCTTGAAAGATGGTTCTGTTGCAAGCTGTAAGATTGATTCCAAAATTGATGGAGTTGAAGCTACAGGAGTAAATCAAAAGGATCTAGTCGAACGGAATTTACTGAAAGGGATAACAGCAGATGAAAATACTGCGGCCCAT GATTCTACCACTTTAGGTGTTGTTTACGTAAGATATTGTggttatgttgttgttgtgaaaGTTGAAGGCGAAGTTGATGAAAAAGTCAAAGTCAATACTTTATCTcatcaaaataatgaattgtTTGATCAGCCAGAGGGTGGTGCCAATGCACTAAATATTAACAG TTTAAGATTTCTTCTTCACACCACAGCTCTACCGGAGAACAATAAACAGATGACCGAGATACAATTGTCTGAGAGTGAAGAGCTTGGCGGTGATACAGACACTTTTGTGGAAAATCTGATTAAAAAAAGCCTTGCTAAGCTTGAGGAAGAGGAACTGACTTCGGACTATTTTGTAAGATGGGAACTAGGTGCGTGCTGGGTACAACATTTGCAAGACCAAAACAATACAGAAAAAGATAAGAAACCATCGTTGGAGAAGGCTAACAATGAAATAAAGGTTGAGGGTCTTGGGAAACCCCTCAAAGCCCTCaagaataataaaaagaaatctgATTCAAGCAATCCTAATTTTGAATCCGAACATTCAAAATCTAATCTCGAGGCTGAAAATGCTGCCTTGTCCTCAAGTGAATGCCAGCATGAAGCTGCGGCAGCTGAGAATGAGCTTGTGCTGAAACAGATGTTATCTGAGGCAGCTTTTACCCGATTGAAAGAATCAGGAACTGGACTTCACTGCAAG TCTATTCAAGATTTGATCGACTTATCTCAGAAATATTACATGGATGTTGCTATCCCAAAACTG GTAGCAGATTTTGGCTCATTGGAACTCTCTCCAGTTGATGGCCGCACGCTAACTGATTTTATGCATACTAGGGGTCTACGAATGCGATCTCTTGGGCACGTT GTCAAGCTTTCTGAAAAACTTTCACATGTGCAATCACTTTGCATTCATGAGATGATAGTTCGAGCTTTCAAGCACATCCTGAGGGCAGTGATTTCTGCTGTTGTTGACAAGGAGAAAATGGCTTCATCAATAGCTGGTGCATTGAATTTGCTGCTTGGTGTTCCTGAAAATAGAGAAACGGATAAATCATGTGATGTCCACCCTCTTGTGTGGAAATGGCTAGAGTTGTTTTTGAAGAAACGATTTGACTGGGATCTTAACAGGTTGAACTATAAAGATGTGAGGAAATTTGCAATTCTACGTGGCTTGTGTCACAAG GTGGGAATTGAGCTCGTTCCAAGGGATTTCGACATGGATTCTCCATTTCCCTTCCAAAAAACTGATATTGTTAGCTTGGTCGCAGTTCACAAG CAAGCAGCATGCTCATCTGCAGATGGAAGGCAGCTCTTGGAGTCCTCCAAAACAGCTTTAGACAAGGGAAAGCTTGAAGATGCTGTTACCTATGGGACAAAG GCTCTTGCGAAGCTTGTAGCAGTTTGTGGTCCCTACCATCGGATGACAGCAGGAGCATACAGCCTCCTTGCTGTAGTTTTATATCACACCGGAGACTTCAATCag GCTACAATTTATCAACAAAAAGCTTTAGATATCAATGAGAGAGAGTTAGGTCTGGATCATCCTGATACCATGAAGAGCTATGGGGATCTTGCTGTTTTCTATTACAGACTTCAACACACAGAGCTGGCTCTTAA ATATGTGAAGCGTGCTTTATACCTTTTGCATCTGACATGTGGCCCTTCTCATCCAAATACTGCTGCAACTTACATTAATGTGGCTATGATGGAGGAAGGTCTGGGAAATGTACACATTGCTCTCAGATATCTTCACAAAGCATTAAAGTGCAACCAAAAGTTACTTGGTGCAGATCATATTCAG ACAGCTGCAAGTTACCATGCTATAGCAATAGCACTCTCGTTGATGGAAGCATATCCATTGAGTGTGCAGCATGAGCAAACAACTTTGCAAATTCTGCGGGCAAAACTTGGCCCGGATGACTTGCGAACACAG GATGCTGCAGCTTGGCTTGAGTATTTTGAGTCCAAGGCATTTGAACAGCAAGAAGCTGCTCGAAATGGCACGAGAAAACCTGATGCATCAATAGCTAGCAAAGGTCATCTAAG TGTGTCGGATCTTCTTGACTACATCAATCCTAATCACGATACCAAAGGGAGAGATGCAGCAGCAAAGAGAAGAAACCAG GTGCGAGCAATATCCTACCAGAACAATGTCTCAGCAAGTTCTGATGAGTCTTCAAAAGAAATCCAAAAAGAGGCTTCAGATGAAGAGCTACATATACCTGAAACAGGAGGTAGTGCAGATTCTGAGAATGAAACCAACTCGGCACCTGATCCAGAACTGCCAATTTTAGAAAAGATCTCGGACGAAAAGCCACAAACTTCTAATGATTTATTGTCTGAAGTTCATCCTGATGGAGATGATGGATGGCAATCAGTTCAAAGACCAAGATCAGCTGGTTCATATGGCCGGCGAGTGAAACAAAGACGGGCAACTCTTGGCAAAGTTTATAGTTACCAGAAGAATGTGGAAGTTGGTACTGAACAACATCCTTCGGTAAAAAGTGCTACTCAGAATAGTAagtattatttcttgaagaagAGGACAACACACCATGGGGGTTATGCAGATAATCGTGCTGTGAACATCAGCCAAGGCACTAAATTCGGAAGAAAGGCAGTCAAGGCTGTTGCATACAGGGTCAAGTCTACGCCATCTGCTTCTAAGACCATTGTAAATGAGACACCAGAAATTGGTGACAAAGAACCTGATTCAGTTGATGTTAATCCAGTTAAGACCCCTATAGTCAGTCTTGGTAAAAGTCCATCATACAAGGAAGTAGCCTTGGCTCCTCCTGGGACAATCTCCAAGTTGCAGGTCTATAATCCTCAAAGTGAGATTCCTATTAGTCATGAATGCGATGTTGGAAAACACAAAGAGGAAGATATCGAAGCTCATAGAAACATCAATCCAACCCCAAAAGGGGCAAATAATGCGTTTAAAGAGAAATCTGATGATTCTTTGTCTGATTCAATAGAAGATTCACAAGATGATACTGTAGTTTCTACTGAGATGAAAGAAGAAACTCAGTTGAACAAAGTTGTTCAAGATAATTGTGTGACTTCTGAGGGGCTTGAATCTGGGGACGTTGAAGCACAAGGAGCTGTTGATAACAGCATAGTGATTGATGGAGTAGAGAATGTTGTGGACTCTTACACACAAGAACTTATTACAAGTAATTTGCCTTGCAGTTTTGAACCTTCTGATAATATAAATTCTAGTCCACGTGGTAGTGAGGATTTAGGCCTCAACTTATTATCACCTAGTCAGAGTCAAGCTGGGGGCATCTCCTATAAGAAATTGTCTGCATCAGCAGCGCCATTCAACCCATCACCCGCCATTGCACGTGCTGCACCTATTGCCATGAATATGACTCATCCTTCTGGCCCCGGTCCTGTTCCAGGTATTGGCCCCTGGCCAGTAAACATGAATGTTCACCCTGGACCTGGTACTGTGCTACCTGCTGTTAACCCTATGTGTTCCTCTCCTCACCATGCATATCCATCTCCTCCAACAACACCAAACATGATGCAGCCATTGCCATTCATGTATCCTCCTTATACTCAACCTCAATCAATACAAACCAGCAGTGCTTTTCATGCCAATCATTTTACATGGCAGTGTAATTTGAACCCTGTCATATCTAAGTTTGGTCCTGGTGCTGTTTGGACTGGTTGTCATCCTGTGGAATTTCCTCGTCCAGTACCTATTGTTGAATCAATCCCTGATATCATTTCTGAGCCACAAGTGCACTCTTATACCGTTGAAAGTCCAAGTTCAGCTTCAGTTCTGCTTGAGGACATTGATAAGCTTGGGGATTCTAATAAAGAGGTAAAAACTTCAGCACCAGAGATTAATGAAGATGGAACAGTGAGAGTTGATTTAGAAAGTATAAAAGAAAATGGTAATCTAAATTTTTCCGCGACCAACACTGCTGGGAACGAACCAAATCAAAATGTTGGCTCGAACAACAGCACTAACAGTAGTGAAATGAACATGGATGATGAGAAAACGTTTAGCATTTTGATTCGTGGAAGAAGAAACCGAAAGCAGACTCTGAGAATGCCAATAAGTTTGCTTACCCGACCCCATGGCTCCCAGTCATTTAAGGTTATCTATAACCGTGTAGTTAGAGGAAATGATTCTCCAAGGTCCATCAATTTCTCTTCTAGTAAACATTGTACAGCTTCTGCTTAA
- the LOC123884731 gene encoding protein REDUCED CHLOROPLAST COVERAGE 1 isoform X2, protein MAPRYSRGKAKGEKKKKEEKVLPVVMDITVNLPDETSVVLKGISTDRIIDVRRLLSVNTETCYITNFSLSHEIRGVRLKDTVDVSALKPCLLTLVEEDYDNDGAVAHVRRLLDIVACTTSFGPSFPPKNAAKSGKSQPPPEKQSPKDAATADADGEISHSCPKLESFYEFFSLSHLTAPLQYVKKASKRHVEEISEEDHLFSIDVKVCNGKVVHVEACRKGFYSVGKQRILCHNLVDLLRQISRAFDNAYDDLLKAFSERNKFGNLPYGFRSNTWLVPPVAAQSPSFFPPLPVEDENWGGNGGGLGRDGEYDLIPWASKFSFIASMPCKTAEERQARDRKAFLLHSLFVDVAIFRAIKAVKHVLEDPSYRCLVAENDIYSERVGDLSVRVLKDGSVASCKIDSKIDGVEATGVNQKDLVERNLLKGITADENTAAHDSTTLGVVYVRYCGYVVVVKVEGEVDEKVKVNTLSHQNNELFDQPEGGANALNINSLRFLLHTTALPENNKQMTEIQLSESEELGGDTDTFVENLIKKSLAKLEEEELTSDYFVRWELGACWVQHLQDQNNTEKDKKPSLEKANNEIKVEGLGKPLKALKNNKKKSDSSNPNFESEHSKSNLEAENAALSSSECQHEAAAAENELVLKQMLSEAAFTRLKESGTGLHCKSIQDLIDLSQKYYMDVAIPKLVADFGSLELSPVDGRTLTDFMHTRGLRMRSLGHVVKLSEKLSHVQSLCIHEMIVRAFKHILRAVISAVVDKEKMASSIAGALNLLLGVPENRETDKSCDVHPLVWKWLELFLKKRFDWDLNRLNYKDVRKFAILRGLCHKVGIELVPRDFDMDSPFPFQKTDIVSLVAVHKQAACSSADGRQLLESSKTALDKGKLEDAVTYGTKALAKLVAVCGPYHRMTAGAYSLLAVVLYHTGDFNQATIYQQKALDINERELGLDHPDTMKSYGDLAVFYYRLQHTELALKYVKRALYLLHLTCGPSHPNTAATYINVAMMEEGLGNVHIALRYLHKALKCNQKLLGADHIQTAASYHAIAIALSLMEAYPLSVQHEQTTLQILRAKLGPDDLRTQDAAAWLEYFESKAFEQQEAARNGTRKPDASIASKGHLSVSDLLDYINPNHDTKGRDAAAKRRNQVRAISYQNNVSASSDESSKEIQKEASDEELHIPETGGSADSENETNSAPDPELPILEKISDEKPQTSNDLLSEVHPDGDDGWQSVQRPRSAGSYGRRVKQRRATLGKVYSYQKNVEVGTEQHPSVKSATQNSKYYFLKKRTTHHGGYADNRAVNISQGTKFGRKAVKAVAYRVKSTPSASKTIVNETPEIGDKEPDSVDVNPVKTPIVSLGKSPSYKEVALAPPGTISKLQVYNPQSEIPISHECDVGKHKEEDIEAHRNINPTPKGANNAFKEKSDDSLSDSIEDSQDDTVVSTEMKEETQLNKVVQDNCVTSEGLESGDVEAQGAVDNSIVIDGVENVVDSYTQELITSNLPCSFEPSDNINSSPRGSEDLGLNLLSPSQSQAGGISYKKLSASAAPFNPSPAIARAAPIAMNMTHPSGPGPVPGIGPWPVNMNVHPGPGTVLPAVNPMCSSPHHAYPSPPTTPNMMQPLPFMYPPYTQPQSIQTSSAFHANHFTWQCNLNPVISKFGPGAVWTGCHPVEFPRPVPIVESIPDIISEPQVHSYTVESPSSASVLLEDIDKLGDSNKEVKTSAPEINEDGTVRVDLESIKENGNLNFSATNTAGNEPNQNVGSNNSTNSSEMNMDDEKTFSILIRGRRNRKQTLRMPISLLTRPHGSQSFKVIYNRVVRGNDSPRSINFSSSKHCTASA, encoded by the exons ATGGCACCAAGATACAGTCGTGGAAAGGCTAagggagagaagaagaagaaggaagagaagG TTCTTCCTGTTGTCATGGATATCACAGTGAACCTTCCAGATGAAACTAGTGTTGTTCTCaag GGAATATCAACGGATAGAATAATAGATGTTCGTCGGCTTTTATCGGTGAATACAGAGACGTGTTACATCACAAACTTTTCACTATCACATGAG ATAAGAGGTGTACGTTTGAAGGACACGGTGGACGTGTCCGCACTGAAGCCATGCCTCCTCACTTTAGTTGAAG AGGATTACGATAACGATGGAGCGGTGGCTCACGTGCGAAGACTACTGGACATCGTTGCCTGCACCACCAGCTTCGGTCCGTCGTTTCCGCCGAAGAATGCGGCGAAATCGGGCAAATCTCAACCGCCTCCGGAGAAGCAATCACCGAAAGACGCTGCCACGGCGGACGCAGACGGAGAGATAAGCCACTCGTGCCCTAAGCTTGAGAGTTTCTACGagtttttctctctttcacaTCTCACTGCACCTCTTCAAT ATGTGAAGAAAGCTTCGAAGCGACATGTGGAGGAGATATCGGAGGAGGATCATCTTTTCTCGATTGAT GTGAAGGTGTGTAATGGGAAAGTGGTGCACGTTGAGGCTTGCCGAAAGGGGTTTTACAGTGTTGGGAAGCAGAGGATTCTGTGTCATAATCTCGTTGATTTGTTGAGACAGATTAGCAGAGCTTTTGACAAT GCTTATGACGATCTCTTGAAGGCATTTTCAGAACGTAACAAG TTTGGAAATCTCCCCTATGGCTTCAGATCCAACACGTGGCTTGTTCCTCCTGTTGCAGCACAATCACCATCATTTTTTCCTCCTCTTCCAGTGGAGGATGAAAATTGGGGAGGAAATGGTGGTGGTCTTGGAAGAGACGGAGAGTATGATTTGATTCCTTGGGCCAGCAAGTTTTCTTTTATTGCATCTATGCCCTGCAAGACAGCAGAAGAAAGGCAAGCTCGTGATAGAAAAGCATTTCTTCTGCACAGCTTGTTTGTTGATGTTGCCATTTTCAGAGCAATTAAGGCTGTTAAACATGTTTTGGAAGATCCCAGTTATAGATGCTTAGTAGCAGAAAATGATATTTACAGCGAGAGAGTAGGTGACTTGAGTGTTAGAGTCTTGAAAGATGGTTCTGTTGCAAGCTGTAAGATTGATTCCAAAATTGATGGAGTTGAAGCTACAGGAGTAAATCAAAAGGATCTAGTCGAACGGAATTTACTGAAAGGGATAACAGCAGATGAAAATACTGCGGCCCAT GATTCTACCACTTTAGGTGTTGTTTACGTAAGATATTGTggttatgttgttgttgtgaaaGTTGAAGGCGAAGTTGATGAAAAAGTCAAAGTCAATACTTTATCTcatcaaaataatgaattgtTTGATCAGCCAGAGGGTGGTGCCAATGCACTAAATATTAACAG TTTAAGATTTCTTCTTCACACCACAGCTCTACCGGAGAACAATAAACAGATGACCGAGATACAATTGTCTGAGAGTGAAGAGCTTGGCGGTGATACAGACACTTTTGTGGAAAATCTGATTAAAAAAAGCCTTGCTAAGCTTGAGGAAGAGGAACTGACTTCGGACTATTTTGTAAGATGGGAACTAGGTGCGTGCTGGGTACAACATTTGCAAGACCAAAACAATACAGAAAAAGATAAGAAACCATCGTTGGAGAAGGCTAACAATGAAATAAAGGTTGAGGGTCTTGGGAAACCCCTCAAAGCCCTCaagaataataaaaagaaatctgATTCAAGCAATCCTAATTTTGAATCCGAACATTCAAAATCTAATCTCGAGGCTGAAAATGCTGCCTTGTCCTCAAGTGAATGCCAGCATGAAGCTGCGGCAGCTGAGAATGAGCTTGTGCTGAAACAGATGTTATCTGAGGCAGCTTTTACCCGATTGAAAGAATCAGGAACTGGACTTCACTGCAAG TCTATTCAAGATTTGATCGACTTATCTCAGAAATATTACATGGATGTTGCTATCCCAAAACTG GTAGCAGATTTTGGCTCATTGGAACTCTCTCCAGTTGATGGCCGCACGCTAACTGATTTTATGCATACTAGGGGTCTACGAATGCGATCTCTTGGGCACGTT GTCAAGCTTTCTGAAAAACTTTCACATGTGCAATCACTTTGCATTCATGAGATGATAGTTCGAGCTTTCAAGCACATCCTGAGGGCAGTGATTTCTGCTGTTGTTGACAAGGAGAAAATGGCTTCATCAATAGCTGGTGCATTGAATTTGCTGCTTGGTGTTCCTGAAAATAGAGAAACGGATAAATCATGTGATGTCCACCCTCTTGTGTGGAAATGGCTAGAGTTGTTTTTGAAGAAACGATTTGACTGGGATCTTAACAGGTTGAACTATAAAGATGTGAGGAAATTTGCAATTCTACGTGGCTTGTGTCACAAG GTGGGAATTGAGCTCGTTCCAAGGGATTTCGACATGGATTCTCCATTTCCCTTCCAAAAAACTGATATTGTTAGCTTGGTCGCAGTTCACAAG CAAGCAGCATGCTCATCTGCAGATGGAAGGCAGCTCTTGGAGTCCTCCAAAACAGCTTTAGACAAGGGAAAGCTTGAAGATGCTGTTACCTATGGGACAAAG GCTCTTGCGAAGCTTGTAGCAGTTTGTGGTCCCTACCATCGGATGACAGCAGGAGCATACAGCCTCCTTGCTGTAGTTTTATATCACACCGGAGACTTCAATCag GCTACAATTTATCAACAAAAAGCTTTAGATATCAATGAGAGAGAGTTAGGTCTGGATCATCCTGATACCATGAAGAGCTATGGGGATCTTGCTGTTTTCTATTACAGACTTCAACACACAGAGCTGGCTCTTAA ATATGTGAAGCGTGCTTTATACCTTTTGCATCTGACATGTGGCCCTTCTCATCCAAATACTGCTGCAACTTACATTAATGTGGCTATGATGGAGGAAGGTCTGGGAAATGTACACATTGCTCTCAGATATCTTCACAAAGCATTAAAGTGCAACCAAAAGTTACTTGGTGCAGATCATATTCAG ACAGCTGCAAGTTACCATGCTATAGCAATAGCACTCTCGTTGATGGAAGCATATCCATTGAGTGTGCAGCATGAGCAAACAACTTTGCAAATTCTGCGGGCAAAACTTGGCCCGGATGACTTGCGAACACAG GATGCTGCAGCTTGGCTTGAGTATTTTGAGTCCAAGGCATTTGAACAGCAAGAAGCTGCTCGAAATGGCACGAGAAAACCTGATGCATCAATAGCTAGCAAAGGTCATCTAAG TGTGTCGGATCTTCTTGACTACATCAATCCTAATCACGATACCAAAGGGAGAGATGCAGCAGCAAAGAGAAGAAACCAG GTGCGAGCAATATCCTACCAGAACAATGTCTCAGCAAGTTCTGATGAGTCTTCAAAAGAAATCCAAAAAGAGGCTTCAGATGAAGAGCTACATATACCTGAAACAGGAGGTAGTGCAGATTCTGAGAATGAAACCAACTCGGCACCTGATCCAGAACTGCCAATTTTAGAAAAGATCTCGGACGAAAAGCCACAAACTTCTAATGATTTATTGTCTGAAGTTCATCCTGATGGAGATGATGGATGGCAATCAGTTCAAAGACCAAGATCAGCTGGTTCATATGGCCGGCGAGTGAAACAAAGACGGGCAACTCTTGGCAAAGTTTATAGTTACCAGAAGAATGTGGAAGTTGGTACTGAACAACATCCTTCGGTAAAAAGTGCTACTCAGAATAGTAagtattatttcttgaagaagAGGACAACACACCATGGGGGTTATGCAGATAATCGTGCTGTGAACATCAGCCAAGGCACTAAATTCGGAAGAAAGGCAGTCAAGGCTGTTGCATACAGGGTCAAGTCTACGCCATCTGCTTCTAAGACCATTGTAAATGAGACACCAGAAATTGGTGACAAAGAACCTGATTCAGTTGATGTTAATCCAGTTAAGACCCCTATAGTCAGTCTTGGTAAAAGTCCATCATACAAGGAAGTAGCCTTGGCTCCTCCTGGGACAATCTCCAAGTTGCAGGTCTATAATCCTCAAAGTGAGATTCCTATTAGTCATGAATGCGATGTTGGAAAACACAAAGAGGAAGATATCGAAGCTCATAGAAACATCAATCCAACCCCAAAAGGGGCAAATAATGCGTTTAAAGAGAAATCTGATGATTCTTTGTCTGATTCAATAGAAGATTCACAAGATGATACTGTAGTTTCTACTGAGATGAAAGAAGAAACTCAGTTGAACAAAGTTGTTCAAGATAATTGTGTGACTTCTGAGGGGCTTGAATCTGGGGACGTTGAAGCACAAGGAGCTGTTGATAACAGCATAGTGATTGATGGAGTAGAGAATGTTGTGGACTCTTACACACAAGAACTTATTACAAGTAATTTGCCTTGCAGTTTTGAACCTTCTGATAATATAAATTCTAGTCCACGTGGTAGTGAGGATTTAGGCCTCAACTTATTATCACCTAGTCAGAGTCAAGCTGGGGGCATCTCCTATAAGAAATTGTCTGCATCAGCAGCGCCATTCAACCCATCACCCGCCATTGCACGTGCTGCACCTATTGCCATGAATATGACTCATCCTTCTGGCCCCGGTCCTGTTCCAGGTATTGGCCCCTGGCCAGTAAACATGAATGTTCACCCTGGACCTGGTACTGTGCTACCTGCTGTTAACCCTATGTGTTCCTCTCCTCACCATGCATATCCATCTCCTCCAACAACACCAAACATGATGCAGCCATTGCCATTCATGTATCCTCCTTATACTCAACCTCAATCAATACAAACCAGCAGTGCTTTTCATGCCAATCATTTTACATGGCAGTGTAATTTGAACCCTGTCATATCTAAGTTTGGTCCTGGTGCTGTTTGGACTGGTTGTCATCCTGTGGAATTTCCTCGTCCAGTACCTATTGTTGAATCAATCCCTGATATCATTTCTGAGCCACAAGTGCACTCTTATACCGTTGAAAGTCCAAGTTCAGCTTCAGTTCTGCTTGAGGACATTGATAAGCTTGGGGATTCTAATAAAGAGGTAAAAACTTCAGCACCAGAGATTAATGAAGATGGAACAGTGAGAGTTGATTTAGAAAGTATAAAAGAAAATGGTAATCTAAATTTTTCCGCGACCAACACTGCTGGGAACGAACCAAATCAAAATGTTGGCTCGAACAACAGCACTAACAGTAGTGAAATGAACATGGATGATGAGAAAACGTTTAGCATTTTGATTCGTGGAAGAAGAAACCGAAAGCAGACTCTGAGAATGCCAATAAGTTTGCTTACCCGACCCCATGGCTCCCAGTCATTTAAGGTTATCTATAACCGTGTAGTTAGAGGAAATGATTCTCCAAGGTCCATCAATTTCTCTTCTAGTAAACATTGTACAGCTTCTGCTTAA